From a single Polynucleobacter asymbioticus QLW-P1DMWA-1 genomic region:
- a CDS encoding sialidase family protein — protein sequence MSRVIALCFLLLAAVIGFLHLDSRPVWAPFIDTETIVTEIEAESPLITKVKGSNKSDPIASKPQFNWLPDTGTSSVHAASLIALKDGGIRAFWFAGSREGAPDVVINTSALDKSGKWSAPAVVMDRVTAEKGLGRYIAKLGNPVPSRLADGRLQLFFVTVSLGGWAGSSISSVISEDEGLSWGKPQRLISSPLLNLSTLVKSPALQFTDGRLGLPAYHEWIGRFGEFLRIEGAQVIDKRRMSSGRSAIQPVVFVNSAQDASAYFRQTRSAGLAKHIPVSQTQNAGQSWQAAGDLEIANPNSAVAGLTLSNGARLLALNNIETGRHRLVLMMSDPKSGQWHVVDVLENDEALPDDQRKEYSYPYLLSANGNDAHLVYTWDRKKIRHVYLSAPWLENAFNQLPRQSVSESSAAGQEVQQ from the coding sequence ATGAGTCGTGTCATCGCCTTATGTTTTTTATTGCTAGCTGCAGTGATCGGATTTTTGCATCTAGATAGTCGTCCAGTATGGGCACCGTTTATAGACACTGAAACAATAGTGACCGAGATCGAGGCGGAATCACCATTAATCACTAAAGTAAAAGGCAGCAATAAATCTGATCCCATTGCTTCCAAGCCCCAGTTCAATTGGCTGCCTGATACAGGGACTAGTTCCGTACACGCTGCTTCGTTAATTGCTTTAAAGGATGGTGGAATTCGTGCTTTCTGGTTTGCTGGCAGTCGAGAGGGCGCTCCAGATGTAGTGATCAACACCTCCGCATTAGACAAGTCTGGCAAGTGGAGTGCACCAGCAGTTGTGATGGACAGGGTGACAGCGGAAAAGGGCTTGGGTCGCTATATTGCCAAGCTGGGTAATCCAGTTCCCAGTAGATTGGCTGATGGGCGGCTGCAATTATTTTTTGTCACTGTGTCGCTTGGTGGGTGGGCAGGTAGTTCAATCTCGAGTGTCATTTCAGAAGATGAAGGTTTATCTTGGGGTAAGCCACAACGACTGATTAGTTCGCCATTGCTGAACTTGAGTACGCTCGTGAAGTCACCCGCATTGCAATTTACTGATGGTCGACTGGGATTGCCTGCTTATCATGAGTGGATAGGACGCTTTGGCGAGTTCTTACGTATCGAAGGTGCGCAGGTAATTGATAAGCGCAGAATGAGCTCGGGGCGTAGCGCTATTCAGCCGGTAGTATTTGTAAATAGTGCTCAAGACGCATCAGCTTATTTCCGTCAAACCAGGAGTGCTGGCTTGGCTAAACATATTCCTGTGAGTCAGACGCAGAATGCTGGCCAATCTTGGCAAGCCGCTGGCGATCTAGAGATCGCTAACCCCAATTCTGCGGTTGCGGGATTGACTTTATCTAATGGCGCCCGTTTGTTGGCTCTCAATAATATTGAAACCGGTCGCCATCGTTTGGTGCTGATGATGAGTGATCCCAAATCGGGTCAATGGCATGTAGTCGATGTGCTGGAAAATGATGAAGCATTGCCTGATGATCAACGTAAAGAATATTCCTATCCTTATTTATTAAGTGCTAACGGCAATGATGCCCACTTGGTCTACACCTGGGATCGAAAAAAAATACGCCATGTCTATTTATCTGCCCCATGGCTTGAAAATGCATTTAATCAATTGCCTCGCCAGTCTGTAAGCGAGTCTAGTGCTGCTGGTCAGGAGGTGCAACAATGA
- a CDS encoding ArnT family glycosyltransferase, whose product MRSSFTLRYALLSLVLAIFAYCYGLDSRFAPKNGDEYPYMHIVRMTADSGHWLPLQSQMDGIKNTKPPLIFWQGIASTYWASDWTLFNLRWPSVLYTALTSFFLFLAVRRFSGKTHTGLLAGLVWLSFFATYRYGRPFLTDPPEVFWISLPFFALLYWGKCAFESKLFFPVLAGLCFGLALFAKSFAYIVPATVALGLYFWYWRDWSIKKVLTLDLYKLLMIGILALGVFSLWFALDPQPEAVWKEFVLGENAGKFAARSSNYLLDLVRGGDSIWMLLLTTLTNAGLFSFVLLSTLIQAWRERRFLSAQEVLLFLLIGAFLLVFSLPSQRSGRYLLPVMPAFAAVIALHWERLPLWGFRIALILQFVVLAVLTYLGANLEFSKFAVDSVAWTYSYAHWILMGAALIVTVLGLARPQQCKAFALMSCFLLYCALTSSLSPLEGQLGRYSAQTITQVKDKDIWIPCDYRAKDEEYGLLLPGAHLHGYLAKDAGNVGELIGTYPVVAVHSPLGVKPEICESCQIVGQRMEMRARHSDEEIKLMLQGQIGEHLFVTEYLISTPVSNPELLNVKDVCR is encoded by the coding sequence ATGCGCAGTTCCTTTACCCTTCGTTATGCACTCCTTAGCTTGGTTTTAGCTATATTCGCCTATTGCTACGGCTTGGATAGCCGCTTTGCCCCTAAAAACGGTGATGAATATCCTTACATGCATATCGTGAGGATGACTGCAGATTCAGGCCATTGGTTGCCACTGCAATCACAGATGGATGGCATCAAAAATACGAAGCCACCATTAATCTTTTGGCAGGGTATAGCTAGTACTTATTGGGCAAGCGATTGGACTTTATTCAATTTACGTTGGCCTAGCGTTCTCTATACAGCGCTGACCTCATTTTTTTTATTTTTAGCGGTTCGACGATTTAGCGGTAAAACGCACACTGGATTGTTGGCTGGATTAGTCTGGCTCTCCTTTTTTGCGACCTACCGTTATGGGCGCCCATTTCTTACTGACCCTCCTGAGGTTTTCTGGATTAGCCTGCCATTTTTTGCATTACTGTATTGGGGTAAATGCGCGTTTGAATCTAAATTATTTTTTCCTGTTCTAGCAGGACTTTGTTTTGGTTTAGCACTCTTTGCAAAATCATTTGCTTATATTGTTCCGGCCACTGTTGCTTTAGGTTTGTACTTTTGGTATTGGCGCGATTGGAGTATTAAAAAAGTTCTTACACTTGATCTTTACAAGCTGCTCATGATTGGCATCTTGGCTTTAGGCGTTTTTAGCCTTTGGTTTGCTCTAGACCCACAGCCTGAGGCTGTTTGGAAGGAGTTTGTCTTGGGTGAGAATGCCGGAAAATTTGCAGCACGTAGCTCAAATTACTTGCTCGATTTAGTGCGAGGTGGCGATAGTATCTGGATGTTGCTTCTCACGACGTTAACTAATGCAGGCCTCTTTTCATTCGTGCTTCTATCGACTTTGATTCAAGCATGGCGTGAGCGCCGTTTTTTATCTGCGCAAGAAGTCCTTCTATTTTTATTGATCGGCGCTTTCTTATTGGTATTTAGTTTGCCTAGTCAGCGTTCAGGTCGTTATCTATTACCGGTGATGCCAGCATTTGCTGCTGTAATTGCACTGCACTGGGAGCGCTTGCCCTTGTGGGGATTTCGGATTGCGTTGATTTTGCAATTTGTCGTCTTAGCAGTCTTAACGTACTTAGGAGCTAATTTAGAATTCTCCAAATTTGCAGTCGATTCAGTAGCTTGGACATATTCTTACGCGCACTGGATATTGATGGGGGCGGCTTTAATAGTCACTGTTCTTGGCTTAGCAAGACCACAGCAGTGCAAGGCCTTCGCTCTCATGAGCTGTTTCCTGCTCTATTGCGCATTAACGAGCAGTTTAAGCCCTCTAGAGGGTCAGTTGGGACGTTACTCTGCTCAGACTATTACTCAAGTAAAGGACAAGGATATCTGGATTCCCTGTGACTATCGCGCTAAAGATGAAGAGTACGGATTACTATTACCAGGGGCTCATCTTCATGGCTACTTAGCTAAGGACGCCGGTAATGTCGGTGAACTCATTGGCACTTATCCTGTGGTGGCCGTTCACTCGCCATTGGGGGTAAAGCCCGAAATCTGTGAGTCTTGCCAAATTGTGGGTCAACGCATGGAAATGCGTGCCCGCCATTCTGATGAAGAGATTAAATTAATGCTGCAAGGTCAGATAGGCGAACATCTTTTTGTTACTGAGTATTTAATTTCTACTCCCGTATCAAATCCTGAGTTACTGAATGTGAAGGATGTCTGTAGATGA